A window of the Emys orbicularis isolate rEmyOrb1 chromosome 1, rEmyOrb1.hap1, whole genome shotgun sequence genome harbors these coding sequences:
- the EPCIP gene encoding LOW QUALITY PROTEIN: exosomal polycystin-1-interacting protein (The sequence of the model RefSeq protein was modified relative to this genomic sequence to represent the inferred CDS: substituted 1 base at 1 genomic stop codon), which yields MRVTKESKAQVMANDKNHXVTDDKMPGNVMSVSCHKHRFLLVGFLGFCLNSFVRGQKNNTLICTKENTIRNCSCSADIHDCDYNLANLMCSCKTILPYTIDRASYHSDLTIWFTDTTVLGMLLNFTVVHYLKLSLCGSTPLPREYLAILGLRKLQINSVVMGQFLEQNLTIYNSGDNEMRHKLKVLHKDRQMFLYISVLDTSLFNRYSLLKSYSVENVSSITDHFPSLPYSDIFSTTTNKSYVVTFIY from the exons ATGAGAGTAACAAAGGAAAGCAAAGCTCAG GTAATGGCAAATGATAAGAATCACTGAGTAACAGACGACAAGATGCCTGGAAACGTGATGTCAGTATCCTGCCATAAGCACCGTTTCCTTTTGGTTGGCTTTCTTGGTTTCTGTCTTAACAGTTTTGTGAGAGGTCAGAAGAACAACACTCTGATTTGCACCAAGGAAAATACAATTCGCAACTGCAGCTGTTCTGCTGATATCCATGACTGTGACTACAACTTGGCAAACCTCATGTGCAGTTGCAAAACCATCTTGCCTTATACAATAGACAGAGCCAGCTACCACAGTGACCTAACAATTTGGTTCACAGATACGACCGTGCTTGGAATGCTGTTGAACTTTACAGTGGTGCACTACCTGAAGCTTTCACTCTGTGGCTCCACTCCTCTACCAAGAGAATACCTGGCCATTTTGGGATTGCGAAAGCTGCAAATAAACAGTGTGGTTATGGGCCAGTTTCTAGAGCAAAATTTAACAATCTACAATAGTGGCGACAATGAGATGAGACACAAACTGAAGGTGCTACACAAAGACAGGCAAATGTTTTTGTATATTTCTGTCTTGGATACATCTCTTTTCAACAGGTATTCTTTACTGAAGTCCTACAGTGTGGAAAATGTCTCCAGCATTACAGACCACTTTCCAAGTCTGCCATATTCTGATATATTTTCAACTACTACTAACAAAAGCTACGTTGTAACATTCATTTACTGA